The Streptomyces capitiformicae genome contains the following window.
GCCCTTGATCGTCGAGGACTTGGGAACCAGGACCTGCTGGCCGGTCTTGAAGTACGGCTGGGAGAAGGCGACTTCCTTCATGCGCTTGCAGCTGATCGTCATCGTGCGGACCACCATGTCGACCTGCCCCGATTCGATCGCGGGGATGCGCTGGTTCGTGGGAATCGCCCGGAAGCGCACCTTCTTCGGGTTGCCGAGGATCTCCTCGGCTATGCGGTGCGCCAGGTCGATGTCGAAACCCTCCAACTCGGCGCCCGCCTCCGTGTTGTTCGGGTCGCGGTAGCCCCAGCGGTAGCTGTTCTGGTCGACACCGACCGTGATGTAGTCCTTCTCCTTGATCTTCGCGATCGTGGCGCCGGACTCGTCGGAGGACGGCCTGAGGCTCTGGTTCTGCGGATCGTCCATGGTGTCGCACTCGTCCGCCCGCACCTGGGTGCCCCGGGTGACGCCCTGGCCGCCGGTTCCCGTGGAGCCGTCGCCGCGTGTCCCGCTCAGCGGCAGCATGAGGGCGAAGACCACGGTCAGGGCGCAGAGGACGGCCATCGCGCCCACGCCGCCCCAGCCCCTGAGGCCTGCCCTCAGGCGTCGTACCGCACTCATCGTTCCTCCTCCTTCCACCGCGTCTCCTCCGGTCGTCCTCATCGGTACTCCGAGAGCCTGCGCCCGATGCCGAGGACCGCGCCCGCCGCGCCCAGTACCGCCAGGACGGCGGCGCCCACCGGGAGTCCGAGCATCGCGTTCCGGCCGCCCTCGGCCGCCAGCCGGAACTCCTCCTCCTCGTGCCCGCGCGCGTTGTCCAGGTTCTGGTCGACCTTGTCGAAGCAGTCGCCCGTCGGCTTGTCGCCCTGCGGGCAGTCGGCCGACACCTTGCCGTCCTTGGCACCGATCACCTGGTCGAGGGCACACTGGAAGTCGCCCCCGTCGTCGGCCTTGCGGGCGCTCTCGTGCCGCTCCAGCCAGACCTCCATGTTGGCGGTGGCGGCCTGCACGGGCTTCTCGCCGCTGGCGTCGTCGGCGATCTTCTCGGCGTCGGCCAGCGCCGACTTGAGCTCGCTCATGTCGCCCGTGAACTCGTGGTCGAACGTGTCGACGGTCGTGTCCTTGCCGTCGACCTTGATCGTCGTGGTCTCGGCGCCACGGCTGATCAGCGTCAGGTTCTCGTTGCCGCGGGCCTTGAGGGAGGCGATGCTCGCGTCGTTCAGCACGGTCAGGGACCGCACGCCGTTGTCGTACGAGTCGTTCAGCCCCGAGCGGGCGACGGTGTGGCCGACGGTCAGCCACAGCAGGACGACCGTGGAGGCGGCCGTCGCCGCGACCAGGCCGTGGTTCAACACCCGGTTCGTACGCCGGTAGTTGCGGCGCTGGGCCCAGGCCAGGCCGGCGAGGGCGACGACGCCGAGGCCGATCGCGGCCCACGGATACGACGTGGCGTCGGCGTAGTCGTCGCGCAGGCGCTGGTTCTCGTTGTCGTAGATCTTCTGCGCCTTCGGGAGCATGTCGCCCTGCATCTTGGAGTTCGCGTAGCGCAGGTAGGCGCCGCCCAGCGGGTAGCCCAGGCGGTTGTTGGCGCGGGCCCGCTCGACCAGGCCCTTGTACTCCGGCAGCAGTTCGTTCAGTTCGGCGACGAGCTTCTCGGATTCGGAGCCGGTCTCGGAGGCCGCGGCCGCGGCGGCCAGATTGTCGGCGGCATCCGCGATCTCCCGTTCGTATCTGTCGCGCGATGCCTTCGTTTCCTGGCCGCCGGCGAGGAAGCCGCTGGAGGCCGCTGTGTTGGCGTCGGCGAGGGAGCGGTAGATGTCGGCCGCGGCGGAGCTGAGGGGCTGACTGCTGTGGAGCACGTCGTCGGCGGCGCTCGAACGGTCGTTCATCTGCCAGGCGGTGACGGAGCCGAACGCGACGACGAGGAAGGCGAGGACAGCGCCGATGATGCGCAGGCGGCCGGGCTCGGTCACCGCGGCGGCCTTCAACTGGTCGAGGCCCTCCGCGAACGCCGTCCGGCGGGGTGGGCCGCCGTCGGGGCCAGGGGGCGGCACGGGTGGCCGGGACGTGTACGCGCCCTGCGGCGGCACGGCCGGGGCCGCGGCGCCCGGGTGCGGGCCGGCGGACGCGGCGGACGGTGCCGGTGGTGCCGCGCGGCCCTTCGGCGTGTATGTCACTTGACCTCCCCCATGGTCATCCCTCGGTCACCTCCGCCCCGGTGCGCGGGCAGAGGTGCACGGCCGCAAGTATCGCCGCCGGGACTGACATCCGCACAGGTCTTCACTCGATCTTGTTCCCCGATCGTGTCCGTGCGCGGTGCGCGTGTCGAATTCCGGCGCAGCACAAGGCTTCCCGCACTGCCCCCTGCCCATGAACACGCGGTTCGATCGGGTTCGGTTCCTTGGGGGTTCGTATGTGTTCGGGGGAGGGTGGGGGTGGTGTGGGGGTTTTCTCGCCCCCGCCGCCCCTACCCGTCCCATCCCCCAGGGGCGGCTGTCCCTTCGACCCCGCTGCGCCTGATAGCTCGGGGGCTTCGGTTCGTTGGCGGTTGCGGGTTGTGTGTGGTTGCTCGCGCAGTTCCCCGCGCCCCTTTAGGGCTCGAGGGCTTCGAAATGTGCGCGTACGCGCGCGTGGGCCTCTTTTTTCGCGCCCGCTTGGTCCAGGCCCAGTAGGGCCGCGCCCAGGACGGGGGGCGCTGTGACCACCTTGGGGGTGGCCTTTGGGGCTGCGGTGGCCAGTAGGTCGCGTACTCGGGTGTCGAGGTGGGGGTGGCGGGCCGCCAGGACGCTGCCGCCGAGGAGGACGGGGGTCTCCTCCTCCAACAGGTCCAGGCGGGTGAGGGCCACCGTGGCCATGGTGACCACCTCCTCGGCCAGGCGGTCGATCAGGGAGCGGGCCACCGGGTCGCCGGCGGCCGCCGTGGCGAAGAGCACCGGGGTCAGCTCGTGGCGGCGGGCGGGCGGGATGTTCTCCAGGTGGAGGGCCTCGATCAGGGCGTACATGGAGTCCAGGCCGAAGTGCGCGGGCAGGGTCCGGGCGAGGGCGGTCGGGCCGCCCCGGCCGTCCTCCGCGCGGGCCGCGTGCCACATCGCCTCCTCGGCGAGGCCCCAGCCGCCGCCCCAGTCGCCGGAGACGCGCCCGAGCGCGGGGAAGCGGGCGGTGCGGCCGTCGGGGCGCATGCCGACGCAGTTGATGCCGGCGCCGCACACCACGGCCACCCCGCGCGGCTCGGCCACGCCCGCCCGGAGGATCGCGAACGTGTCGTTGCGGACCTCGACCGAAGCGCCCCACACGCGCGCGTGCAGCGCGGCGGCCAGCCCTTCCTCCTCTACGGGGAAGTCGGCGTTGGCGAGGCAGGCCGACACATGGTCGACCGCCTCGACGCCCGCCTCGTCGAAGGCCTCCCGCACCACCTCCGCCAGGGCGTCCACGGCCGTCGGCACCCCCACCGCCGGCGGCCGGAACCCGCCCCCGCGAGCCGTGCCCAGCACCTCCCCGTCAGCCGCGATCACTGCCACGTCGGTCTTGCTGTTGCCCGCGTCGATCGCGAGGACACTCCCGGTCACGCCCGCGCTCACACCAACGCTCATGCCCACGCGAGGTGCTCCCGGTTGTGCGCGATCAGCTTGTCGGTGAGGGCGTCGGCGTACTCGTACTGGCCGATCAGGGGGTGGGCCAGCAGCGCCCGGAACACGCGGTTCCGGCCGCCGCGCAGCGCCGCGTCGAGCGCCAGGTCCTCGTAGGCGGTCACGTTCGCCATCAGACCGGCGTACAGCGGATCCACGGACGGCACCGGCAGCGGGGCGGCGCCCTCGCCGCTCACTGACGCCTGTACCTCGATCACCGCGTCGGCGGGGAGGAAGGGCAGCGTGCCGTGGTTGTACGTGTTCACCACCTGGTACGTGCTGCCGCTGCCGCCCAGCAGCGACGCGGCCAGGTCGACGGCGGCCTCCGAGTAGTACGCGCCCCCGCGCTCGGCGAGCAGCGCGGGCTTCTCGTCGAGCGCCGGGTCGGCGTACATCCGAAGCAACTCGCGCTCCATACGGGCCACTTCGGCGGCCCGCGAGGGCTTGGTGCGCAGCTCCCGTACGACCTCGTCGTGGGCGTAGAAGTAGCGCAGGTAGTAGGAGGGGACCACGCCCAGGCGGTCGAGGAGGGGGCGGGGCAGCCGCAGGTCGGCGGCGATCGTCCCGCCGTGGTCGGTCAGCAGCTTCGCGAGGACGTCCTCGCCCGCGGGGCCGCCGAGGCGGACTCCGGTCTCCCAGGTGAGGTGGTTGAGACCCACATGGTCCAGGTGCACCTCGGCCGGGGTCACGCCCAGCAGGTTGGCGAACTTCCGTTGCAGTCCGATCGCCACATTGCACAGTCCGATCGCCTTGTGACCGGCCTTGAGCAGGGCGCGGGTCACGATCCCCACCGGGTTCGTGAAGTCGATGATCCAGGCGTCAGGGTTCGTACGGCGGACCCGTTCGGCGATGTCCAGGACGACCGGGACCGTGCGCAGCGCCTTCGCCAGGCCACCGGCACCGGTCGTCTCCTGCCCGACGCAGCCGCACTCCAGCGGCCAGGTCTCGTCCCGCTCCCTGGCCGCCTGTCCGCCGACCCGGAGTTGCAGCAGCACGGCGTCGGCGTCCGCCACGCCCGCGTCCAGGTCGGCCGTCGTCACGATCCGCCCGGGGTGTCCCTGACGGGCGAAGATGCGCCGGGCCAGACCGCCGACCAGCTCCAGCCGCTCGGCGGCCGGATCGACGAGCACCAGCTCCTCGATCGGCAGCGTGTCCCGGAGCCGGGCGAACCCGTCCACGAGTTCGGGTGTGTAGGTCGAGCCTCCGCCGACCACGGTGAGCTTCACTGAGGACTCCATGACTTCAGGACACGGGGCACGCCGACGAACGGCCGGGGGTCCGGGGGTTGTCCCCCGGGGAAGCACTGCATGTGGATATCAACCCTTCACTCCGGTCAGAGTGACGCCCTCGACGAACGCCTTCTGAGCGAAGAAGAACACGAGGATCACGGGGGCCATGACCAGCACGGTCGCGGCCATGGTCAGATTCCAGTCGGTGTGGTGCGCGCCCTTGAAGGACTCCAGGCCGTAGCTCAACGTCCAGGCGGCGGGGTTCTCCGAGGCGTAGATCTGTGGGCCGAAGTAGTCGTTCCAGGCGTAGAAGAACTGGAAGAGGGCGACAGCCGCGATACCCGGCTTGGCCATGGGCAGGACGACCCGCACCAGGGTGCGCAGTTCGCCGCAGCCGTCCACCCGGGCCGCGTCCAGGTACTCGTTCGGGATGGTCGTCAGGAACTGCCGCAGCAGGAAGATCGAGAACGCGTCCCCGAACGCCATCGGGATGATCAGCGGCCACAGTGAGCCCGACAGGTCCCACTGCTTCGCCCAGAACAGGTACATCGGGATGACGACCACCTGCGGCGGCAGCATCATCATCGAGATGACCAGCATCAGCGCCGGATTCCGGCCCCGGAAGCGGAACTTGGCGAGGGCGTACGCCACGGGGAGGGACGACACGACGGTGAGGACGGTGCCGAGGCCCGCGTAGATCAGGGTGTTCTTCCACCAGGTCAGGAAGCCGGGGGTGTCGAAGACCTGCCGGTAGTTGTTCCACTCCCAGGTGTCCGGGACGAGGTCGCGGGTGAGGGCCTGCTGGTCGCTCATCAGCGAGGTGAGGACGACGAACACGAAGGGCAGGGTGAAGAAGAGCGCGGCGGCGACACCGAGGGAGTGGACGGCGATCCACTCCAGGAGCACGCGCCGGCGTGCGGTGCGCTCACTCGTGACGGAGACATCCGCCAGTGCGGGCTTGTCGAGTATCCGGGTCATCAGTCGGCCGCTCCGATCAGTCCGCCCCGGCGCCGCATCAGCAGCGCCGTGAACACCATCGACAGGGCGAACAGCACGAGGGCGACCACGCAGGCGGCGCCGTAGTCGAAGCGCTGGAAGCCCAGGTTGTAGACGAGCTGGGGGAGGGTGAGCGTCGACTTGTCCGGGTAGCCCGGTTCGAACTGCTGGCCGGAGCCGCCGATGATCCCGGAGGCGACCTTCCCGGCCACCAGCGGCTGCGTGTAGTACTGCATCGTCTGGATCACGCCCGTGACCACGGCGAACATCACGATCGGCGAGATGTTCGGCAACGTCACGAACCGGAACCGCTGCCAGGCCGACGTCCCGTCCAGTTCCGCGGCCTCGTACTGCTCTTTCGGTACGTCGAGCAGGGCGGCCATGAAGATGACCATCAGGTCTCCCACGCCCCACAACGCCAGTGCGGTGAGGGCCGGCTTGGACCAGGCGGGGTCCGTGAACCAGCCGGGTGTC
Protein-coding sequences here:
- a CDS encoding 6-phospho-beta-glucosidase: MKLTVVGGGSTYTPELVDGFARLRDTLPIEELVLVDPAAERLELVGGLARRIFARQGHPGRIVTTADLDAGVADADAVLLQLRVGGQAARERDETWPLECGCVGQETTGAGGLAKALRTVPVVLDIAERVRRTNPDAWIIDFTNPVGIVTRALLKAGHKAIGLCNVAIGLQRKFANLLGVTPAEVHLDHVGLNHLTWETGVRLGGPAGEDVLAKLLTDHGGTIAADLRLPRPLLDRLGVVPSYYLRYFYAHDEVVRELRTKPSRAAEVARMERELLRMYADPALDEKPALLAERGGAYYSEAAVDLAASLLGGSGSTYQVVNTYNHGTLPFLPADAVIEVQASVSGEGAAPLPVPSVDPLYAGLMANVTAYEDLALDAALRGGRNRVFRALLAHPLIGQYEYADALTDKLIAHNREHLAWA
- a CDS encoding N-acetylglucosamine kinase: MSVGVSAGVTGSVLAIDAGNSKTDVAVIAADGEVLGTARGGGFRPPAVGVPTAVDALAEVVREAFDEAGVEAVDHVSACLANADFPVEEEGLAAALHARVWGASVEVRNDTFAILRAGVAEPRGVAVVCGAGINCVGMRPDGRTARFPALGRVSGDWGGGWGLAEEAMWHAARAEDGRGGPTALARTLPAHFGLDSMYALIEALHLENIPPARRHELTPVLFATAAAGDPVARSLIDRLAEEVVTMATVALTRLDLLEEETPVLLGGSVLAARHPHLDTRVRDLLATAAPKATPKVVTAPPVLGAALLGLDQAGAKKEAHARVRAHFEALEP
- a CDS encoding carbohydrate ABC transporter permease, which produces MTRILDKPALADVSVTSERTARRRVLLEWIAVHSLGVAAALFFTLPFVFVVLTSLMSDQQALTRDLVPDTWEWNNYRQVFDTPGFLTWWKNTLIYAGLGTVLTVVSSLPVAYALAKFRFRGRNPALMLVISMMMLPPQVVVIPMYLFWAKQWDLSGSLWPLIIPMAFGDAFSIFLLRQFLTTIPNEYLDAARVDGCGELRTLVRVVLPMAKPGIAAVALFQFFYAWNDYFGPQIYASENPAAWTLSYGLESFKGAHHTDWNLTMAATVLVMAPVILVFFFAQKAFVEGVTLTGVKG
- a CDS encoding glutamate ABC transporter substrate-binding protein, which produces MSAVRRLRAGLRGWGGVGAMAVLCALTVVFALMLPLSGTRGDGSTGTGGQGVTRGTQVRADECDTMDDPQNQSLRPSSDESGATIAKIKEKDYITVGVDQNSYRWGYRDPNNTEAGAELEGFDIDLAHRIAEEILGNPKKVRFRAIPTNQRIPAIESGQVDMVVRTMTISCKRMKEVAFSQPYFKTGQQVLVPKSSTIKGYDETLAGTKVCAASGSTALTALEEDQKPGRPAADARIIEVPNQLDCLVRLQLGEADAVVTDGALAASQAAQDPTVELQGAPFTTEYYGVAMNLKAEDLVRRVNQVLVDYLKDGWQDSYTNWLSATLGADSANSRPSAGQQYRD
- a CDS encoding carbohydrate ABC transporter permease; protein product: MSTHTLRAKRRRSALRTVAFLSPWLIGFGVFFAYPLVSTVYFSLMKYDGFGTPVFRGLGNWAYVFTDYPMFWPALRNTLWLVLVMVTCRVVFGLGVGLLITKIKTGAGVFRTLFYLPYLAPPVAATLAFVFLLNPGTGPVNSVLDGLGLPTPGWFTDPAWSKPALTALALWGVGDLMVIFMAALLDVPKEQYEAAELDGTSAWQRFRFVTLPNISPIVMFAVVTGVIQTMQYYTQPLVAGKVASGIIGGSGQQFEPGYPDKSTLTLPQLVYNLGFQRFDYGAACVVALVLFALSMVFTALLMRRRGGLIGAAD